The genomic stretch GAAAATACAATATTGATCATCCAATATGAGAAATGAAGTTGATAAAATATGATTAACTGGGCAACAGTTTATTTACAACCAGAAAAGCAAATCCTGCATTTGAAAACCCTACTAAAAGATAGGAAACAGAGTTATGAATTGTTAATAAAAAATTCCAGGTAGATGTCATCAGCCTTTCACACAAGAATATAGATATCTTGGATCAATTATTCAACAAGAAGGAAATGGAGAAGAGTTTCTAGAGATTTTGTGATTGTCATGAATAAACATTTTATATGGTTATGGTGAGACATGTCACACTTTATCAATGAGAGTAcacttttataaataaaaaaagaggTGGGTAATTAGAAAGTGTCACatataaaagggaaaagaattGCAAAAAAGAAGATATGCTAAGATGGTAATGTCAGGTGacaataaaaataaatgtaaataaAATGCCTATACCAAGAATAATTAAGTTGAATCAATTAAACTTAAAGGTGCAAGGAATAGAGAAGATCATAGAAAATTCCACTGCTGTAATTAAAGTGGTTTTAAGGGATCTGAATATTTCTATTGATTTATTATTGCATGAGATCAATGGAGGAACAAGATCCTTGTAGCTGAATTCCAAATACATGAGACTAATTGAAAAGTCTTTTACCCAATTTCATATCTGCAACCAGATAGGGAGGTGATAATGAATATAATATAGTAATTTCACCAAATCACTCAATAAGACATTTTTTTCTATGCCATGTAACAAGTTAGACGACTGATATCTGTGCTCTAGCTTGAAGAGTACTCTTAGAATAAATAGATTTCATGTCATATTCATTGGGTTGCTATGTAAGAGGTTTACACATATAGTGTAGATATTCACATATCCAACTTATTCAACTGTTCTTCCCCTCTCAATTCTCCCATGAACAAGATGCTCCACAGAATGGTATGAAGTTGGAGAAACATTGGACACTGGAACAATCAATGTGTGTATTCATTCCTATCATAAGTGGTGTTGGTCTAACCATGAATAAAAACCAATGCTAAACCAAAATTTACAACCTTCAAGGAATATTTCGCACATATGTTAAACAAAAGACAAACCTCTTGCTGAAAGTTTCGTTCAGTCCATTCCTTTAGCCTGTCTACTCTTGTCTTGATCCACACCTTAACAAGATTAGCAATCGCGGATTCAGCCTCATAAGGTGGCATCTCCCGGATTAGTGACTTGCCTCCATCCTCACTGTCAACAGAATCTTCAACTGCAATATGCACAAGATTCTTCTCTAGCTTATCTGCAGCTCTAAGTACTTGAACTGCATCAGGCGTAAGTTCCGTAACACCAGATATGAACTGCTTTAGTTCATTTCCATAACAAGAATGTAGTGTAGCAACAGCAACACCTGCAGCAAGCGGATGCCATTTCTTCAATATTGGACTGAAcaattctttttctttgtttgccAGTTCACCAATGTCCTTTGCCAGGATGGACAAAACAGGAGTAGGATTGTTCTGGTTCTTTGAAGATCGCCTGCTGGAGTCTGCTTGTTCCATTTTCTGCacaaaataaaaggaatgataaTTAATAGGGCAGTGTGATTTCATGAACACAAACCAACCATTTATTAACTATTCCATCGAGATAAAACACGAGAATGTATTATTGACTGTTCTCTTGCATGGGAACTATGGAATTTGGATTAATGAGCAGGGAATATTGTCATTTCCTGTATGGAGCATGGCCTGTTAAGCAGAACGTGGTTTAAATGATTGATTCATACTCGTCTACCCAATGTATTAAACTAGTGATGAAGGCATGTGCAAAAGAGAAGTAAGCATGCCCAGAGAGCTAAATACAAACTTGAGAAGATCTTACTTGGGCAAAAGCAGTACGAAGTGATGATCTGATATAAGTATCAACTCTATTACGCGCTACATCAGTCTCTTCCCTCCTCTTACGCCGATATTCATTGGAAATATCTTCAACCAACACCTTCGCAGCAGATAATCCTAATGATAGGATACCTTGCATAAATTCAATGTTACTAGCATTAAAAGTATCATGGTAAGCAAGAAGTCTTTTCTCCGTCCACCCCAATATGGAACTCAAAGTTGAACTCAGAATCTTTGAATAACCTGGATCTTTTGTTGTTTTTGCATCTTTTGCAACATCAGCCATATGATTATCAGATTCAAGCAGCAGATCAATTTCTACTTGATCAGTTGTAACAAACCGGTGAAACAATACCCAAGTAAAGCAGAGATTGTGAAGCATCTGGTTTATACCAAGGATGACCCAAGTCTTCTTTATCAACTCTAAAACCTCCTCAATTTCCTCGATGATTGAGCCATCCTCGCTGACATCAAAACAAGATTCCAGCAACATTTGGTAAAGGTAAAGATTGAGAGGAACACCATCAGCCCAGTGACAACAATCTGAGGCAGATCTGTCAGGGGATCTACAGGCAAGGGACATAACAGCGCTACGTAACACTTGCATTGACTCTGAATTTTTTCCAGTTTCAAGCAACTTGTCATGCGCTCCACGTATGATTTGTCTAAGCCGTTGTGCTGAAGCATCTGACTTCTCTATTGGAACGAGAGGATGCACTAGTAAACCAGCCTCAAGAACCTTTAAGTTTCTATGCTGCCAGGCTTCATATTCATGCTGGTCTGGAAAATCAGAAGCCTTGAATTGCTGCAATAATTCTAGAGGTAGAACCATTGACTCCATGCGCTTCCCAAGCTATTACGATGAACTTAAGTTAAAAGATACCAAGTAAACAGAATATTTACAAATTATTGAACGATATGGCATCTGCATAAAATCAGTACAGATAAACAAACCATGTCGGCATGATGTCAGGAAAATAGGGAGGCATAGAAATTAAACAATATTATTCGTGATATAGAAGTTTGGCCATTGGGTTCCAACCTATATCAAAAAGTTCAACTCCAAGGAAAGATACAACCTCAATAAACTAGTTAGTTCCTTTTACTAGGTGAAACTGTCAGTGCCAGTCAAAAGCCTAGATGAAAATTTGAAGCATTGTATTATCATTTGGCATCTAGATATGTAGAAATCTTGTCAATATAGATTTGAACTAAAATCTGTTCTTTGTTCTTTTTTTCCAGGTCATAATAAAACAAAATCATATCTTGTCTATCAATAGGCAATTATATAGTTAAAAAGCAGGAAATCCTTTACAGACCGCTAAGGGCTACCAAACCAGTCTGTTCACTGTTGAAATTCTTTGTTTGAGGACTAATGTACTACAAAATTATGAAGTGAAGTAAACTACAAAATAAGAAACATCGGCAATTTCCACCACTATATGGAGTTAGCTACGTGGATCTTGCTCTGCCATTGAACTCCATGAAAGGTAAGAAAATGACCATAAAAAGCAAACATTCCAAGCAGCGACAATACTCTACTGGTGATATGTGTACAAAACTATCATCTCATTTTATTCTTGTATGGATACCAACTCAATAAACACTTTTTTCCAGAGTTAGGAAGTAAGGATGAAAACTGAAACAGCAGAAGCATAAAAGATCATAGTGAATACATTTAATCACATAAGCACATCCAACACCGCACACATATCAATCAAGAAAATAAAGTAAACCACTCATGGAGTcaggattcaaaattaaatttttggaaaAGGTAATTTGGGCTGAACGCAAGATGTTCAGATCAACTGGATCAGAAGGAAACCAAAGAAGAATGAGAAAATTTAACATGCAAGAGGGGTACCCCTAGATCTATGATCTAGTTTCAATAAATCGCAACTAGATCCACAGACTCAGATCTCCAGCTGATACTTTCGATAAATTATATAAAGCTCGTGGAAACTCACCATTTGTTCTATCACTTAAACAAGTCAGATCAGTTGATAAAAATCAAAAAGTACAATGACAATGAGGAAGTGGTTGAGAGCAACTGGTTCGGAAGCAATCCGTCTGCTCGGAAGAGAGAAGATCACCTGCCCGGCTGCAATCCGAAGCAATCCCTTCCGGATCCGCGAATCCGTCTGCTCGGAAACCCCCATCTGCAACCTCATGAGTTCAGCAACCGTGGCGGGCTTCCGCGCAGGCTTGGAGGGGGTGGTCTCCTTGCCGGGGTTCGCCTTCTTGCCCGAGGACGACTTGAGCCCGAGAGCCTTCTTCATCTTGCTGGCAGCGGTGGAGGTAAGCGACCTCTGCAGAGAGGAAGGCGTCGCggcggaggaggaagaggaggaggagagggtggAAGATGGGGGCGTCCGCTCGGACTGGGGGATGTAGGTGAGTGGCTTGGAGCCGGTTGTACGGCAGGATGCAACGAAGATCTCGTAGGCGGTCTCGCGGAGATCGGCGTCCGAAAGGGTGACGCCGAGGGAGCCGAAGGGAGAGGGGAGGTCGGAGGAGGAGGGAGCCATGGcgacggaggaggaggaggtgccgTTGGCGTGGCCGAGGCTTGCTCCGCGTAAGAGACGAGACATCACCGACCGACAGCGGGGAAGCTTTTCTCGCTTTGTGCTGCCGCTGTTGTTGCTCTGTGGCTGCTTTCGCTTTCAGCTTTGGGACGGGAGGCGATGTAGAATAATAGAGTCATGGTTCTTACTAAAGTTAAGAAATTAGgggagaaaaaaatatatataacaagAAATCTTTAtgtaattattaaattattaaaatagttCAAACTTTTAAGATTTTAATGAAATAAGTATGAATTTTCATTTTCAACAAATTTACCCAACAACTTTTATAggcaagaaaaaaataaattttaaaaaatactatttataaaatttaaatttagaaaataaataaagtaGCTAATGTAGtatgaaatataaaatttaagataaaatatttaattaaagaatCTGGTGTAAAACCTTACCTTAGCTGATATAAGatgttaaaattaattattttttaaaatttaacttgattataaatattatataaaaaatttatttatcttgtcaatattatttaaatttaataaccataactttaaaaagattaaaattatcataaaattatTATAGCAATTATTTAGTGGTGGTTACAATAGCCGTAAAATGACTACCATAAAGTTATACCATAAAAGGAATTATTTATTATCACAAAACAAGTTTATGTACTGACTACATTggtaaaatatttatgtttgattAAATTACGAAGGACGTACGTTTTTTTATTCGAAGAAACGCCCTATGTTAATTCcttttaataatataattatttttagtactatttttattattatcttaTCTCTTGTCTAAATTGAATTGtaatagttataaaattataTCTGTCACATAGTTAATAGCAATTATGATTTTGTACCTTAAACAtgaggaaaaaaatttaaaataaattattggaagtctctaaaaaaaaaattaaactatatttttagtttaaaattggACATTACTAATTCCATCCcataattaataatataaatatatgaaGGAACTTCAAATTGATATATTAAACATTTCATGACTCAACTCAATTAAAAATTatcatcttttaaaatttaaaatttaatattaatattataataattagagTTTCATAACTACAGTTGCTAAAATGTAACTAGATTTCGATAAAACAAGACGTCTTGTTAATTTTTTCCCATAAAAACACTATACATAAAACACCTTTTGAACTTTGTTAAAAAAGGTGCCCTTTTAACTTTTGTCTATTTTTATCATGCTAATtagtataataatattaatataagagtattttctagatgaaaaatatattaaaatatttttatgattttttaaaagaaacaatTCTATTAATTAGGAATgcctttttaatttttatccatttttatttttataagaaatatgatattttttaaaaatatataaagcaaatttataataatttaactaatatattttttttaaaaaaaaaaacttgaaaatgTATGTTATAATaaatcaaacataaaaaaaaaacatgtttataagaaaaatcaaagtaTACATTTATTAAAAGTTTATGTTAAATATAATCACAATTCAAAcaatataaatcaaatttttttttagaaaaaaaaaacattgactCCTTACCTCGTGGCCATTGTTCAGATATAAGTTGTCAATATTCATTAATCATTCATCTAATAAAATGTTAGTCACATAATATGATTACATTCTCTTTCTCAAGAATTCATAATAGTTTTCTCTTATTGCATAGAAACATTGATACTTAGGAGGATTAGAGATCATTTATAAGTTTacaataaattcaaatttatcacaatgttaaatttaaaatttattgagTATCTATAATTTCAAATTGCTTAGGGCCATATTGCTTGTAAAAAAGTCATATAAGTTTCCATTTCGACTATTAAAAAGATATTATATTGTCTATCCGATATCTAGTGAAACAACaaaacttttaatattttttcatctcatccaaattctttaaatttttaaaaaatagtctaaatttttgataaaaaaaaataaaagcaccAAATTATAACCATCCAATTGAGGGAGAGACATATATTCCATTAGATATTCTCATCTAGTCATCTCTTATGCAAATTTATGAAAATACTCAAATTATCCTATTCCAATGCATATTCACGTGTTCCCATCATTAGAATATTCACATCAATTTtttatcattatatctaaaatttaagataaacattcattttattaaatttagacaattaTTTTTCATTATACATTACCTAAGATATCCTAAAATAtccattatctttattttttattattattatatttataaaatgagtaaaagaagaaattaaaagaaGGAATGGAAtgagaaagattgaaaaaaaatattattttatttttaggatagaAATTTCAttcctaaatttaaaaaattattattcatcaaaattTAAGGAATAGATAGGATAActgatgtaattttttttaattatcatatctaaaatttaaaataaaatttttagataagATAGCTAAGCTTTCATTTGACTATTTGTATTAAatgtattaataaaatattacgtgatacaaaataaatttattttcttaaattatcTTTAGAAGCATAGAAACAGTGTATAACTTTTGTATTTATTTGATGGTGATTAATATCCAATGACCAATAATTATCCAAAAATTATGGATGGATCAATAAGCAAGAATGTATCAAAAGAAGCGTTAGGTGCAATTATGCAGTGGATACCGTGTCAATGTCGTTTGGAAAACCAAGAGCGGCAGATATAATTAAAACCATTGCACTTATAGAAAATTCTAACTATCGCCATCAATGCTGATAATGGTGTGGGAAATCACcaactcatttttttttattattaagagCAGACtagcattttattattatttttttagaaatgtTCTTTTAATTTTACACAATTTGGaactgttcttttaatttttatataaaaaaatcgaATACCGGACAATAgcattcaataaaaaaaaatcaatatgttTATGCGAAGAAAAAAGAACTACTGAATGTACACTTCTTAATCTTCCTCCACGTGAAGATAGTGCCAGTGTATTAGAATAAACGGAGAGAAAAAGCTGTCTTTGAGATTCTTTCACTTGTTTACTTTGATTTTTTATTAGGGATGGAGgaaatctttatttatttatcatattaataaaaattttattggtGAATATTTTTCACACATTAATGAGATGAGCACATCagaaatttgtttatttatttaattaattttatatgtattaaataaatataaataaattctaaccaaAATGAATATCAAATTTACTCATAAATATTTACTTCATTTATAACCTTACAAACGAGATCTAAAGGGAAGATGAAGGATATTATAATAATCTTCCATTTATCTACTTCCCCCTTACTCTTGCCCTACCCAAACACAATCATTCCAAGAAGAAACTAAACTATTGCCGGTTTGAAGAACCAGTTCAGCTGTCAGAACTGGTAGAGCCTTCTACTGGCCATGCAGCAGAGAAGGTAGCATTTTTGTCTCTTCTTTTTTCTCGTATATTTATGAGGAGAAGCAACAAAGAGCTACTGCCCTTATCTCTGAATGATTCAGTTGGTAGATTTTAAGAAAAGTACTATAAAAAAATGAAGAGGCTTCGTTACACTTATGAACGATTTAGATCAAATCAAAATCAGATAAGATGGGTATTAAAGTCCTAAAATTTGGTAAGAGACAGAGAGAGAGAAGAACATGGTGGGGGCACTCTTGTTGAGGCTGGCAAAAGGTGGTTGATTAGATTAACTTCAATCACAGCTGCAGATGGCTACTACCCGTGACTTGTCTTTGGAGTTTGGACAACAGCTTATGGATGATCATACAGAACCAAAGTATCTTGGACCTATTATAACTAAGAATTTCAAGATTTGCCTTGTGGAATGAGAGGAACGAAATGATTCTAGATATTAGAATGAAATGAATATATTCCTTTCAAAAAGAACACAGAAAATAAGGAATAAGATCTAAAATAACGGGAAGAAGATGTGAATTTTCCAAGGACAGAAAATATTTTAGGTATCAAATGTCTGAAATGATGTTTTAGTTGGTGCATAAGAGTTTGAGAAGCAAAACTTTTACTAAAGGCCAAGAGAAATAAATCTTCTTTGCAGTATGGCATTAAGAATCTTATCCAATGAGAAAAATTCTTGTATTTTTGCGGTGACAATAAATTTGGGGAAAAAGAATGaaagttgcttctcacctacagAATAAGCATGCAATGTCTCAAATGAATTATATTTGGTACGTGAGAGTTGATAAGAAAGCTCTTTTTCAAGGAATTAAGCTGAAGCAATCAAATTATCTATCACAGtgaaagatgaaaaaaaaatcgTGACTTGTATAGATCTATAGATCCTTATACCTCCTACCCCCTTTATCTTCTTTCATTGCTTAGTTTACTAGTGCAATTCCTTCTATGCTGTTGAAATGAATAACTCGGCAATAGATTTTTCATGTAACTGTCTAAAAGGTAGAACATCACAATTTGGAACTCTACATAAGAAATCTATAATCCCAACAAGAAAAGCTTCAACTCACGGACATGGTTCGATAAATGAAGGTCGCAATGCAGTAATGATAATGAGAAAGATCAATAACAGCACAGTATGAATCGCCAATGACATAGTAGAAGATTAATATAAGTAAGGTGATTCATTCACACACCGCCGTTTCTCTTCGAAC from Zingiber officinale cultivar Zhangliang chromosome 5B, Zo_v1.1, whole genome shotgun sequence encodes the following:
- the LOC121986226 gene encoding protein unc-13 homolog produces the protein MSRLLRGASLGHANGTSSSSVAMAPSSSDLPSPFGSLGVTLSDADLRETAYEIFVASCRTTGSKPLTYIPQSERTPPSSTLSSSSSSSAATPSSLQRSLTSTAASKMKKALGLKSSSGKKANPGKETTPSKPARKPATVAELMRLQMGVSEQTDSRIRKGLLRIAAGQLGKRMESMVLPLELLQQFKASDFPDQHEYEAWQHRNLKVLEAGLLVHPLVPIEKSDASAQRLRQIIRGAHDKLLETGKNSESMQVLRSAVMSLACRSPDRSASDCCHWADGVPLNLYLYQMLLESCFDVSEDGSIIEEIEEVLELIKKTWVILGINQMLHNLCFTWVLFHRFVTTDQVEIDLLLESDNHMADVAKDAKTTKDPGYSKILSSTLSSILGWTEKRLLAYHDTFNASNIEFMQGILSLGLSAAKVLVEDISNEYRRKRREETDVARNRVDTYIRSSLRTAFAQKMEQADSSRRSSKNQNNPTPVLSILAKDIGELANKEKELFSPILKKWHPLAAGVAVATLHSCYGNELKQFISGVTELTPDAVQVLRAADKLEKNLVHIAVEDSVDSEDGGKSLIREMPPYEAESAIANLVKVWIKTRVDRLKEWTERNFQQENWNPGANRENCAPSATEVLRLINETLDAFFQLPIPMHRDLLPDLLVEVDKSLQHYAIKVKSGCGTRGSFMPALPALTRCEVGSKLWKKKEKPQNLPKRRSQVGSRDSDSFGLSHLCVRMNSLQYIRTELENLEKKIITCLRNVESAQADITNGLNISFQLTLASCQEGILQLCEMTAYKVIFHDLSHVLWDALYMGEIASSRIDPFITSLDPVLETISSTVHNRVRNRVITALMKSSCDGFLLVVLAGGPMRVFSRQDAQIIEEDFGSLKEMYLAGGDGLPQELVEKASSQVKNVLPLFHADTESLIERFKRLIAETNGASLKSRYPLPPTTGNWSPTEANTVLRVLCHRNDEAATRFLKKTYNLPKKL